The following proteins come from a genomic window of Enterobacter chengduensis:
- the ldtD gene encoding L,D-transpeptidase: protein MLLKKECGRQLSALSLCLAVMFAPLLTAQADEPEIVPTDSSATTGAQPTSLSQPLEQSPATAIMAGIKPLPEGIDAESLSQQLQSGLPSGYAPVYLNQLTLLYAARDMKPMWENRDAVRAFQQQLAEVAIAGFQPQFTKWVELLTDPAVTGQARDVVLSDAMMGYLQFVAGIPVNGNRWLYSDKPYKLATPALSVINQWQLALDNGDLPRFIASLAPAHPHYATLHQSLLALVGDSRPWPQMRGTATLRPGQWSSDVPALREILTRSGLLDGGPHIALPGDDPQNAVVSPSAPVKEKKAIAVGNKPAAYDRELVAAVKQFQAAQGLGADGVIGQTTRDWLNVSPAQRAGVLALNIQRLRLLPGTLSTGIMVNIPAYSLVYYQDGSEKLASRVIVGRPDRKTPMMSSALNNVVVNPPWNVPPTLARKDILPKVWNDPGYLERHGYTVMRGWNSKEAIDPYMVDWSTITASNLPFRFQQAPGAHNSLGRYKFNMPSSDAIYLHDTPNHNLFQKDTRALSSGCVRVNKASELANMLLQDAGWNDTRISDALKQGDTRYVNIRHNIPVNLYYLTAFVGEDGRTQYRTDIYNYDLTARSGAQILPKAEQLIR, encoded by the coding sequence ATGTTGCTTAAGAAAGAATGTGGTCGTCAGCTGTCTGCGCTGAGTTTATGCCTGGCAGTGATGTTTGCTCCACTGTTAACCGCCCAGGCCGACGAGCCTGAAATTGTGCCGACTGACAGTTCGGCAACGACAGGCGCGCAGCCAACGTCGTTGTCACAGCCGCTGGAGCAGTCTCCGGCGACGGCTATTATGGCCGGTATTAAGCCGCTGCCTGAAGGCATCGACGCTGAATCGCTCAGCCAGCAGCTGCAGTCGGGGCTGCCGTCAGGCTACGCGCCTGTCTATCTCAATCAGCTCACGCTCCTTTATGCTGCCCGCGATATGAAACCGATGTGGGAAAACCGCGATGCCGTGCGCGCCTTCCAGCAGCAGCTGGCGGAGGTCGCGATTGCAGGGTTTCAGCCGCAGTTTACAAAGTGGGTCGAGCTGTTAACCGATCCTGCCGTTACCGGGCAGGCGCGGGACGTGGTGCTTTCCGATGCCATGATGGGCTATCTGCAGTTCGTGGCGGGCATTCCGGTCAATGGCAACCGCTGGCTTTACAGCGATAAACCCTACAAGCTGGCGACCCCCGCGCTGTCGGTAATTAACCAGTGGCAGTTAGCCCTGGACAATGGCGATTTGCCGCGCTTTATTGCCAGCCTCGCACCGGCGCATCCACACTATGCCACCCTGCACCAGTCGCTCCTCGCGCTGGTGGGCGACTCGCGTCCGTGGCCGCAAATGCGCGGCACCGCGACGCTGCGTCCTGGACAGTGGAGCAGCGACGTGCCAGCCCTGCGCGAGATCCTGACGCGCTCCGGTCTTCTTGATGGTGGGCCACATATCGCCTTACCCGGCGACGATCCGCAAAACGCGGTGGTGAGTCCGTCAGCTCCCGTGAAAGAGAAAAAAGCGATTGCCGTCGGCAATAAACCCGCGGCATACGATCGCGAGCTGGTTGCGGCTGTTAAACAATTCCAGGCCGCTCAGGGGCTGGGAGCCGATGGCGTTATTGGACAGACGACGCGTGACTGGCTGAACGTATCCCCTGCGCAGCGGGCAGGGGTGCTGGCGCTCAATATCCAGCGTCTGCGCCTGCTGCCGGGAACGCTCTCGACCGGGATTATGGTCAACATTCCGGCATACTCGCTGGTCTATTATCAGGACGGTAGCGAAAAGCTGGCGTCGCGGGTGATTGTCGGGCGTCCGGATCGTAAAACGCCGATGATGAGCAGCGCGCTGAATAACGTGGTGGTTAATCCGCCGTGGAACGTGCCGCCGACGCTGGCGCGAAAAGATATTCTGCCGAAGGTCTGGAACGATCCGGGATACCTGGAGCGTCATGGCTATACGGTGATGCGCGGCTGGAACAGCAAAGAGGCCATCGATCCTTATATGGTCGACTGGTCAACGATAACGGCGTCGAATCTGCCGTTCCGCTTTCAGCAGGCTCCCGGGGCGCATAACTCTTTAGGGCGCTACAAATTCAATATGCCGAGTTCAGATGCTATCTATCTGCACGATACGCCGAACCACAACCTGTTCCAGAAAGATACGCGCGCGCTGAGCTCTGGCTGCGTGCGCGTGAACAAAGCCTCGGAGCTGGCCAATATGCTGTTGCAGGATGCGGGCTGGAACGATACGCGCATCTCGGATGCCCTGAAGCAGGGGGATACGCGTTACGTTAATATTCGCCACAATATTCCGGTCAATCTTTACTATCTGACGGCGTTTGTGGGTGAAGACGGGCGTACCCAGTATCGTACAGATATTTACAATTATGATCTCACCGCGCGATCCGGCGCACAAATTTTGCCAAAAGCGGAACAATTAATCAGGTAA
- a CDS encoding YcbK family protein: protein MDKFDANRRKLLALGGVALGAAAILPTPAFATLSTPRPRVLTLNNLHTGESLKAEFFDGRGYIQDELARLNHFFRDFRANKIKAIDPGLFDQLFRLQGLLGTSKPVQLISGYRSIDTNNELRAHSRGVAKKSYHTKGQAMDFHIEGVSLANIRKAALSMRAGGVGYYPSSNFVHIDTGPVRHW, encoded by the coding sequence ATGGACAAATTTGACGCTAATCGCCGCAAACTGCTGGCGTTAGGTGGTGTTGCGCTTGGCGCAGCGGCCATCTTGCCGACGCCAGCATTTGCCACCCTCTCGACACCTCGTCCGCGCGTTTTAACGCTCAACAACCTGCATACCGGTGAGTCGCTAAAAGCGGAGTTTTTCGATGGCAGAGGCTATATTCAGGATGAATTAGCAAGACTTAACCATTTTTTCCGTGATTTCCGCGCGAATAAAATAAAAGCCATCGACCCAGGACTGTTTGATCAGCTTTTCCGCCTTCAGGGCCTGCTGGGTACCAGCAAGCCGGTGCAGCTCATTTCTGGCTATCGCTCGATTGATACCAATAATGAACTGCGCGCCCACAGCCGCGGGGTAGCGAAAAAAAGCTATCACACGAAGGGGCAGGCAATGGATTTCCATATTGAAGGCGTTTCGTTAGCCAATATTCGCAAAGCCGCGTTATCTATGCGCGCAGGTGGTGTAGGATATTACCCCAGCAGCAACTTTGTGCATATTGATACCGGTCCGGTTCGGCACTGGTAA
- a CDS encoding MBL fold metallo-hydrolase, with translation MNYRIIPVTAFSQNCSLIWCEQTKLAALVDPGGDAEKIKQEVADSGVTLMQILLTHGHLDHVGAAAELAKHYGVPIIGPEKEDEFWLQGLPAQSRMFGLDECQPLTPDRWLNEGERVNVGNVTLQVLHCPGHTPGHIVFFDDQSRLLISGDVIFKGGVGRSDFPRGDHGQLIQSIKQKLLPLGDDVTFIPGHGPMSTLGYERLHNPFLQDEMPVW, from the coding sequence ATGAACTATCGTATTATTCCGGTTACCGCGTTCTCCCAGAATTGTTCACTCATCTGGTGCGAACAGACTAAACTGGCCGCGCTTGTCGATCCCGGCGGTGACGCTGAGAAAATCAAGCAGGAAGTCGCCGACAGCGGCGTGACGCTGATGCAGATTTTACTGACGCATGGTCATCTTGACCATGTGGGTGCGGCGGCTGAGCTGGCTAAACATTACGGTGTGCCAATTATCGGCCCGGAAAAAGAAGATGAGTTCTGGCTGCAGGGGTTACCCGCCCAAAGCCGCATGTTTGGCCTCGATGAGTGTCAGCCCCTGACGCCCGATCGCTGGCTGAACGAGGGAGAGCGCGTTAACGTAGGGAATGTGACTTTACAGGTGTTGCATTGTCCTGGGCATACGCCAGGCCATATCGTCTTCTTTGATGACCAGTCCCGTCTGCTGATTTCCGGCGATGTGATCTTCAAAGGTGGCGTAGGACGCAGCGATTTCCCGCGCGGCGATCACGGGCAGCTGATTCAGTCGATTAAACAGAAGTTATTGCCGCTGGGTGATGACGTGACGTTTATTCCTGGTCACGGTCCGATGTCGACGCTGGGCTATGAACGGCTCCATAATCCGTTCCTTCAGGATGAAATGCCTGTCTGGTAA
- the aspC gene encoding aspartate transaminase, translating to MFENITAAPADPILGLADLFRADDRPGKINLGIGVYKDETGKTPVLTSVKKAEQYLLENETTKNYLGIDGIPEFGRCTQELLFGKGSAIVNDKRARTAQTPGGTGALRVAADFLAKNTSVKRVWVSNPSWPNHKSVFNSAGLDVREYAYYDAANHSLDFDGLLASLSEAQAGDVVLFHGCCHNPTGIDPTLEQWEHLAKLSVEKGWLPLFDFAYQGFARGLEEDAEGLRAFAAVHQELIVASSYSKNFGLYNERVGACTLVAASEETVDRAFSQMKSVIRANYSNPPAHGASVVATILSNDALRAIWEQELNDMRQRIQRMRLLFVNTLAEKGANRDFSFIIKQNGMFSFSGLTKEQVLRLREEFGVYAVASGRVNVAGMTPDNMAPLCEAIVAVL from the coding sequence ATGTTTGAGAACATTACCGCCGCTCCTGCCGACCCGATCCTGGGCCTGGCCGATCTGTTTCGTGCCGACGACCGCCCTGGCAAAATCAACCTGGGTATTGGTGTATATAAAGATGAAACCGGCAAAACTCCGGTACTGACCAGCGTTAAGAAAGCTGAGCAGTATCTGCTGGAAAACGAAACCACCAAAAACTACCTCGGTATTGATGGTATTCCTGAATTTGGTCGCTGCACCCAGGAGCTGCTGTTCGGTAAAGGCAGCGCAATTGTGAATGACAAACGTGCGCGTACAGCACAGACCCCAGGCGGTACCGGTGCGCTGCGCGTGGCGGCGGATTTCCTGGCGAAAAACACCTCTGTTAAGCGTGTCTGGGTAAGCAACCCAAGCTGGCCGAACCACAAGAGCGTGTTCAACTCTGCGGGTCTGGACGTGCGTGAATATGCCTACTACGACGCGGCAAACCACTCCCTCGACTTTGACGGCCTGCTGGCGAGCCTGAGCGAAGCGCAGGCAGGTGACGTGGTGCTGTTCCACGGCTGCTGCCACAACCCAACCGGTATCGATCCTACGCTTGAGCAGTGGGAACACCTGGCGAAGCTGTCCGTAGAAAAAGGCTGGCTGCCGCTGTTCGACTTCGCCTACCAGGGCTTCGCCCGCGGTCTGGAAGAAGATGCCGAAGGCCTGCGCGCGTTCGCAGCCGTGCATCAGGAACTGATCGTTGCCAGCTCCTATTCCAAGAACTTCGGTCTGTACAACGAGCGTGTAGGTGCCTGTACGCTGGTTGCCGCTAGCGAAGAGACCGTCGATCGCGCGTTCAGCCAGATGAAATCGGTTATCCGCGCGAACTACTCTAACCCACCGGCACACGGTGCGTCTGTTGTTGCTACTATCCTGAGCAACGATGCGCTGCGCGCGATCTGGGAACAAGAGCTGAACGATATGCGTCAGCGTATTCAGCGCATGCGCCTGCTGTTTGTGAACACCCTGGCTGAGAAAGGGGCGAACCGCGACTTCAGCTTTATCATCAAACAGAACGGTATGTTCTCTTTCAGCGGCCTGACCAAAGAGCAGGTACTGCGTCTGCGCGAAGAGTTTGGCGTGTACGCCGTGGCGTCTGGTCGCGTGAACGTGGCAGGCATGACGCCTGACAATATGGCGCCACTGTGCGAAGCGATTGTCGCCGTACTGTAA
- a CDS encoding porin, translating to MMKRNILAVVIPALLVAGAANAAEIYNKNGNKLDFYGKVNAEHDFVTSGDNTNNNDATYAQIGFKGETQINDQLTGYGQWEYRFAANQAEGGAQTNKNRLAFAGLKAGEAGSIDYGRNYGIVYDVESYTDMAPSFSGMTWGGNYVDNFMTSRSTGLLTYRNSNFFGLVDGLSMGVQYQGKNDRSDVKTSNGDGVGYSLGYDFGEGFGAIASYSNANRTLNQKADGQGDKAEAWGVGLKYDANNLYLATTYAETRNTTRTGSSGDAGFANKTQNFEVVAQYQFDFGLRPAISYVQTKGKDLAAVGGFSGGDADLAKFIQVGTTYYFNKNFNVWADYYINLLDKDTDYAKAVGGLNGNDDMAAVGVTYQF from the coding sequence ATGATGAAGCGCAATATTCTGGCAGTGGTAATCCCTGCCCTGCTGGTAGCCGGTGCAGCGAACGCTGCAGAAATCTATAACAAGAACGGCAACAAACTGGACTTCTACGGGAAAGTTAACGCCGAGCACGATTTCGTGACCTCCGGTGATAACACCAACAATAACGACGCGACCTACGCGCAGATCGGTTTCAAAGGCGAAACCCAGATCAACGACCAGCTGACCGGTTATGGCCAGTGGGAATACCGTTTCGCGGCTAACCAGGCCGAAGGCGGCGCACAGACTAACAAAAACCGTCTGGCATTTGCTGGCCTGAAAGCGGGCGAGGCTGGCAGCATCGACTACGGTCGTAACTACGGTATCGTTTACGACGTAGAATCTTACACCGATATGGCGCCATCCTTCTCCGGTATGACCTGGGGCGGCAACTACGTTGATAACTTTATGACCAGCCGCAGCACCGGCCTGCTGACCTACCGTAACAGCAACTTCTTCGGTCTGGTGGACGGCCTGAGCATGGGCGTTCAGTACCAGGGCAAAAACGACCGCTCTGACGTTAAAACCTCTAACGGTGACGGCGTAGGCTACTCCCTGGGCTACGATTTCGGCGAAGGCTTCGGTGCAATCGCATCTTACAGCAACGCAAACCGTACTCTGAATCAGAAAGCTGATGGTCAGGGTGATAAAGCTGAAGCATGGGGTGTTGGTCTGAAATACGACGCTAACAACCTGTACCTGGCAACCACCTATGCTGAAACGCGTAACACCACCCGTACCGGTTCTAGCGGTGATGCTGGTTTTGCTAACAAAACGCAGAACTTCGAAGTGGTTGCTCAGTACCAGTTCGACTTCGGCCTGCGTCCAGCGATCTCCTACGTGCAGACCAAAGGTAAAGACCTGGCTGCCGTCGGCGGCTTCAGCGGTGGCGATGCAGATCTGGCTAAATTCATCCAGGTTGGTACCACTTACTACTTCAACAAGAACTTCAACGTGTGGGCTGACTACTACATCAACCTGCTGGACAAAGACACCGACTACGCGAAAGCCGTTGGCGGTCTGAACGGCAACGACGATATGGCTGCTGTGGGCGTAACCTACCAGTTCTAA
- the asnS gene encoding asparagine--tRNA ligase: MSVVPVADVLQGRVAVDQQVTVRGWVRTRRDSKAGISFLAVYDGSCFDPVQAVINNSLPNYNDDVLHLTTGCSVIVTGVVVASPGQGQSFEIQATAVEVTGWVEDPDTYPMAAKRHSIEYLREVAHLRPRTNLIGAVARVRHTLAQALHRFFDEQGYFWVSTPLITASDTEGAGEMFRVSTLDMENLPRTPEGKVDYDKDFFGKEAFLTVSGQLNGETYACALSKIYTFGPTFRAENSNTSRHLAEFWMLEPEVAFADLDDVAGLAEAMLKYVFKAVLEERPDDMKFFAERVDNEAIARLERFVSSDFAQVDYTDAVAILEKCGEKFENPVYWGVDLSSEHERYLAEKHFKAPVVVKNYPKDIKAFYMRLNEDGKTVAAMDVLAPGIGEIIGGSQREERLDVLDARMEEMGLNPADYSWYRDLRRYGTVPHAGFGLGFERLIAYVTGVQNVRDVIPFPRTPRNASF, translated from the coding sequence ATGAGCGTTGTGCCTGTAGCCGACGTACTCCAGGGCCGTGTCGCCGTTGACCAACAAGTCACCGTGCGCGGATGGGTGCGTACCCGCCGAGATTCTAAAGCTGGCATCTCCTTCCTCGCCGTCTATGACGGTTCCTGCTTTGATCCTGTACAGGCCGTCATTAATAATTCTCTGCCCAATTACAATGATGACGTTCTGCACCTGACGACGGGCTGTTCCGTTATTGTCACCGGCGTGGTCGTGGCATCCCCGGGCCAGGGCCAGAGTTTCGAAATTCAGGCCACAGCCGTTGAAGTCACCGGCTGGGTTGAAGATCCGGACACCTACCCGATGGCGGCAAAACGTCACAGCATCGAATATCTGCGTGAAGTTGCCCACCTGCGTCCGCGTACCAACCTGATTGGTGCGGTGGCGCGCGTGCGTCACACGCTGGCGCAGGCGCTGCATCGTTTCTTCGATGAGCAGGGTTACTTCTGGGTGTCTACTCCGCTTATCACCGCGTCCGATACGGAAGGTGCGGGTGAGATGTTCCGCGTTTCCACGCTGGACATGGAAAACCTGCCGCGCACGCCGGAAGGTAAAGTGGACTACGACAAAGACTTCTTTGGTAAAGAAGCCTTCCTGACCGTATCCGGCCAGCTCAACGGCGAAACGTACGCCTGCGCGCTGTCTAAGATCTACACCTTTGGCCCAACCTTCCGCGCCGAAAACTCCAACACCAGCCGTCATCTGGCGGAATTCTGGATGCTGGAACCTGAAGTGGCGTTTGCCGACCTCGACGACGTTGCGGGTCTGGCGGAAGCGATGCTGAAGTATGTCTTCAAAGCGGTGCTGGAAGAGCGTCCTGACGACATGAAATTCTTCGCCGAGCGTGTCGATAACGAAGCGATTGCACGTCTGGAGCGCTTTGTGTCCTCTGACTTTGCCCAGGTGGACTATACCGATGCGGTAGCTATCCTCGAGAAATGCGGTGAGAAGTTTGAGAACCCGGTTTACTGGGGCGTGGATCTCTCTTCCGAGCATGAGCGTTACCTGGCTGAGAAGCACTTCAAAGCGCCGGTTGTCGTGAAAAACTACCCGAAAGACATTAAGGCCTTCTATATGCGCCTTAACGAAGACGGTAAAACCGTGGCAGCGATGGACGTCCTGGCGCCGGGCATCGGTGAAATCATCGGGGGTTCTCAGCGTGAAGAGCGTCTTGACGTGCTGGACGCACGTATGGAAGAGATGGGGCTCAACCCTGCCGACTACAGCTGGTACCGCGATCTGCGTCGTTACGGTACCGTGCCGCACGCCGGTTTTGGTCTGGGCTTCGAGCGTTTGATCGCCTACGTGACCGGTGTCCAGAACGTACGCGACGTGATTCCTTTCCCACGTACGCCACGTAACGCCAGCTTCTAA
- the pncB gene encoding nicotinate phosphoribosyltransferase, which yields MTQFASPVLHTLLDTDAYKLHMQQAVFHHYYDVHVAAEFRCRGDDLLGIYADTIREQVDAMQHLTLQDEEYQWLSGLPFFKADYLNWLRDFRYKPEQVTVVNDNGKLDIRLEGPWREVIMWEVPLLAVISELAHRYRSPETGVAQAVAALENKLADFSTLTAGLDMSRFRLMDFGTRRRFSRDVQEAIVKRLQQEPWFVGTSNYDLARRLGLTPMGTQAHEWFQAHQQISPDLANSQRAALAAWLNEYPNQLGIALTDCITMDAFLRDFGPEFAERYQGLRHDSGDPVEWGEKAIAHYEKLGIDPMSKVLVFSDNLDLAKAVDLYRHFNSRVNLSFGIGTRLTCDIPQVKPLNIVIKLVECNGKPVAKLSDSPGKTICHDKAFVRALRKAFDLPQIKKAS from the coding sequence ATGACTCAATTCGCTTCTCCAGTTCTGCATACGTTGCTGGATACCGACGCGTATAAACTGCATATGCAGCAAGCCGTTTTCCACCACTACTATGACGTGCATGTCGCGGCGGAATTCCGCTGTCGTGGCGACGACCTGCTCGGTATCTACGCAGACACCATTCGTGAACAGGTCGATGCTATGCAGCATCTAACGCTGCAGGACGAGGAATATCAGTGGCTTTCTGGCCTGCCTTTCTTCAAAGCCGACTACCTGAACTGGCTGCGCGACTTCCGCTATAAGCCGGAGCAGGTCACCGTGGTTAACGATAACGGCAAGCTGGATATTCGCCTTGAAGGTCCGTGGCGGGAAGTGATCATGTGGGAAGTGCCGCTTCTGGCGGTCATCAGCGAACTGGCTCACCGCTACCGTTCACCGGAAACGGGCGTCGCGCAGGCGGTTGCCGCGCTGGAAAATAAACTCGCTGACTTCTCCACGCTGACCGCAGGGCTGGACATGTCCCGCTTCCGCCTGATGGACTTTGGCACCCGTCGCCGCTTCTCGCGCGACGTTCAGGAGGCCATCGTTAAACGACTGCAGCAGGAGCCGTGGTTCGTGGGCACCAGTAACTACGATCTGGCCCGCCGCCTCGGCCTGACGCCAATGGGCACCCAGGCGCACGAGTGGTTCCAGGCGCATCAGCAGATCAGCCCCGATCTGGCCAACAGCCAGCGCGCGGCGCTGGCCGCATGGCTTAATGAGTACCCGAACCAACTCGGGATCGCCCTTACGGACTGTATTACGATGGATGCCTTCCTGCGCGACTTTGGTCCTGAGTTCGCGGAACGTTACCAGGGGTTACGCCACGACTCCGGGGATCCGGTTGAGTGGGGCGAGAAGGCGATTGCCCATTACGAGAAGCTCGGCATCGACCCGATGAGCAAGGTGCTGGTCTTCTCGGACAATCTCGACCTGGCGAAAGCGGTCGACCTCTATCGCCATTTCAACAGCCGGGTGAACCTGAGCTTCGGGATTGGTACCCGTTTGACCTGCGATATTCCACAGGTGAAACCACTGAACATCGTGATAAAGCTGGTGGAATGTAACGGCAAGCCGGTAGCAAAACTCTCCGACAGCCCGGGCAAAACCATCTGCCATGACAAAGCGTTTGTCCGCGCGCTGCGCAAAGCGTTCGATCTCCCGCAGATTAAAAAAGCCAGTTAA